In a single window of the Nodularia spumigena CCY9414 genome:
- a CDS encoding circadian clock KaiB family protein → MTDLTTDKLSKPQLFKGIALFTPAGDLIYCIDPNKQGRWHLHLCAALQEILDLPEPPHFLVPCYTATIDHWLDPQTHQVRTFAEAYPAVIRHQAVLNAIFGTELVWQTAPWQEGLCDRMVLSTYRSTFPQLWEDHDLIVDLDCSQSKPKYYPPAIATQKLQLQAECYVLRLFVAGHSMNTQRILQNFHELLERSLGYPYTMKVIDVLTNPEQAEIDQVSATPTLVKVWPQPIRRIVGEIDNVDKLLQMLGAKEKI, encoded by the coding sequence ATAACTGACTTGACCACAGATAAACTATCTAAACCCCAGTTGTTTAAAGGTATTGCCCTTTTTACACCAGCAGGAGATTTAATTTACTGCATCGACCCTAACAAGCAGGGTCGATGGCATTTACATTTGTGTGCGGCTTTGCAAGAAATCTTAGATTTACCAGAACCGCCACACTTTTTAGTACCTTGTTATACTGCAACTATTGACCACTGGTTAGATCCACAGACGCATCAAGTCAGAACTTTTGCGGAAGCGTATCCAGCAGTGATCCGTCATCAGGCTGTACTTAACGCCATTTTTGGTACGGAGTTAGTTTGGCAAACCGCACCTTGGCAAGAGGGTTTGTGCGATCGCATGGTATTATCCACATATCGCTCAACTTTTCCCCAACTTTGGGAAGACCATGATTTAATTGTGGATTTGGATTGTTCACAATCGAAACCTAAGTATTATCCACCTGCCATAGCTACGCAAAAGTTACAGTTACAAGCAGAGTGCTATGTTTTGCGCCTGTTTGTGGCTGGACATAGTATGAATACCCAACGCATCCTTCAGAATTTCCACGAACTTTTAGAGCGATCGCTGGGGTATCCTTACACCATGAAGGTGATTGATGTTTTAACGAATCCTGAACAGGCGGAAATTGACCAAGTTTCGGCAACTCCAACTCTGGTTAAGGTTTGGCCGCAACCGATTCGGCGCATTGTGGGAGAGATTGATAATGTCGATAAACTTTTACAGATGTTGGGCGCTAAGGAGAAAATTTAA
- the atpD gene encoding F0F1 ATP synthase subunit beta: MQQTLDLCQLNRGKVVSVRGSVIDVRFSQQLPDVYSRLVAGENQCVVMEVMTHLDAETVRGIALTPTSGLARGSVVINTGHPLQVPVGKRLLGRMFNVFGETIDRKVEISGGEWRSLHQPPVPLIQQSTSSEILETGIKAIDILAPLERGGKAGLFGGAGVGKTVLITEMIHNIVSEYQGISLFCGIGERSREAEELYRDMQEAGVLENTIMIFGQMNEPPGARFRVGQAALTMAEYFRDDVKQDVLLLIDNIFRFIQAGQEVSGLMGRLPSRVGYQPTLETELAELEERIANTATGAITSVQAVYVPADDFTDPAAVHTFGHLSASIVLSRKRASEGFYPAIDPLKSNSKMLTPPIVGKHHYQIAQAVRQTLANYEDLKDIIAILGIEELSASDRQTVTRARRLERFLTQPFFTTEQFTGKPGKLVSLADALTGCDRILNDEFSDYPERSLYMIGTVDEIIRSS; this comes from the coding sequence ATGCAACAAACTCTAGATTTGTGTCAACTTAATCGGGGTAAGGTTGTTTCTGTTCGCGGTAGTGTGATTGATGTGCGATTTTCTCAACAGCTTCCTGATGTTTATAGTCGGTTGGTGGCTGGGGAAAATCAGTGTGTGGTGATGGAGGTAATGACTCATCTCGATGCGGAAACGGTGCGCGGAATTGCTTTGACACCAACATCAGGTTTGGCGCGGGGGTCTGTGGTAATTAATACAGGACATCCCTTGCAAGTTCCGGTGGGGAAACGACTGCTAGGGAGAATGTTTAATGTGTTTGGGGAGACGATTGATCGTAAAGTAGAAATATCTGGGGGAGAATGGCGATCGCTTCATCAGCCACCAGTACCCCTAATTCAGCAGTCTACAAGTTCAGAAATTCTGGAAACTGGGATTAAAGCTATTGATATTCTCGCACCTTTAGAACGGGGTGGTAAAGCAGGTTTATTTGGTGGTGCGGGTGTGGGTAAAACTGTACTAATTACGGAGATGATTCACAACATAGTGAGTGAGTACCAGGGAATTAGTCTATTTTGTGGAATTGGTGAACGTAGCCGGGAAGCGGAAGAACTATATCGTGATATGCAAGAAGCGGGGGTGTTAGAAAACACGATCATGATTTTTGGTCAAATGAATGAACCACCTGGGGCGAGGTTTCGTGTAGGACAAGCAGCTTTAACAATGGCGGAATATTTCCGTGATGATGTCAAGCAAGATGTGTTGTTGCTGATTGACAATATCTTTCGGTTTATCCAAGCTGGACAAGAAGTTTCCGGGTTAATGGGGCGACTTCCTTCCCGTGTTGGTTATCAACCCACTCTAGAAACAGAACTGGCTGAATTAGAAGAACGCATCGCTAATACCGCAACTGGCGCGATTACCTCCGTACAAGCTGTATATGTTCCCGCCGATGATTTCACCGATCCAGCCGCAGTTCACACTTTTGGTCATTTATCAGCATCAATTGTCTTGTCTCGTAAACGTGCAAGTGAGGGATTTTATCCAGCCATTGATCCGTTAAAGTCCAACTCTAAAATGCTGACACCGCCAATTGTGGGAAAGCATCACTACCAAATAGCCCAAGCAGTCAGACAAACCTTAGCCAACTATGAAGACCTTAAAGATATTATCGCCATTTTGGGCATAGAAGAACTTTCCGCTAGCGATCGCCAAACAGTTACCCGTGCTAGAAGACTAGAGCGATTTTTAACCCAACCCTTCTTTACTACAGAACAATTTACCGGAAAACCAGGGAAACTGGTGAGTTTAGCAGATGCACTTACAGGATGCGATCGCATTCTCAACGATGAATTCTCCGATTATCCAGAGCGATCGCTTTATATGATTGGCACAGTTGATGAAATAATTCGTAGTTCGTAA